The following proteins are encoded in a genomic region of Nicotiana sylvestris chromosome 4, ASM39365v2, whole genome shotgun sequence:
- the LOC104210048 gene encoding uncharacterized protein — protein sequence MQRIKMGFLMRILVFFCWMILTKAEYMKYKDPNKPLGRRIKDLMSRMTLEEKIGQMIQIDRTVATPEAMKKYYIGSVLSGGGSVPKKEASAENWIDMINGFQKGSLSTRLGIPMIYGIDAVHGNNNVYKATIFPHNVGLGVTRDPQLIKKIGAATALEARATGIPYVFAPCLAVCRDPRWGRCYESYSEDPNIVRAMSEMVPGLQGDVPSNGRLGVPFVANKQKVAACAKHYVGDGGTVKGINENNTIIDRHGLLSIHMAGYYNSIIKGVATVMVSYSSWNGLRMHGNREMVTGFLKGTLRFRGFVISDWAGIDKLTYPWHANYTYSILEGVNAGIDMVMLPYNTTEFIDGLTYLVKNNFVSMSRIDDAVKRILRVKFQMGLFENPLADYSMVKYLGSAEHRELAREAVRRSLVLLKNGANADEPVLPLPKKASSILVAGIHANNMGYQCGGWTITWQGLSGNTTIGTTILSAIENTVDPETKVVFKENPDAEFIKPNNFSYAIVVVGETPYAEGSGDTLNLTIPAPGPDTMTTVCATVKCVVVLLTGRPVVIQPYLAQVDALVAAWLPGTEGQGVADVLFGDYGFTGKLARTWFKTVDQLPMNVGDSHYDPLFPFGFGLTTEPTKAY from the exons ATGCAGAGGATAAAAATGGGATTTTTGATGAGAATTCTAGTGTTTTTTTGTTGGATGATATTAACAAAAGCAGAGTACATGAAATACAAAGATCCAAACAAGCCATTAGGCAGAAGAATCAAAGATTTAATGAGCAGAATGACTTTGGAGGAAAAAATTGGCCAAATGATACAAATTGATCGTACAGTTGCTACTCCTGAGGCCATGAAGAAGTATTATATAG GGAGTGTATTGAGTGGAGGAGGAAGTGTGCCAAAGAAAGAAGCATCAGCAGAAAATTGGATTGATATGATAAATGGTTTTCAAAAGGGTTCATTATCAACTCGTCTTGGGATTCCGATGATTTATGGGATTGATGCAGTTCATGGCAACAATAATGTTTATAAAGCTACCATTTTTCCTCACAATGTTGGTCTTGGAGTAACCAG GGATCCTCAATTGATCAAGAAGATTGGAGCTGCAACTGCATTAGAAGCTAGAGCAACTGGAATTCCTTATGTTTTTGCACCTTGTCTTGCG GTTTGCAGAGATCCAAGATGGGGTAGATGTTATGAGAGCTATAGTGAAGATCCAAACATTGTTAGGGCAATGAGTGAAATGGTTCCTGGTTTACAAGGAGATGTTCCTTCTAATGGTAGATTAGGAGTCCCTTTTGTTGCTAACAA GCAAAAGGTGGCTGCTTGTGCCAAGCATTATGTAGGTGATGGTGGGACAGTAAAAGGCATAAATGAGAACAACACAATAATTGATAGACATGGTTTGCTTAGTATCCATATGGCAGGTTACTATAATTCAATTATCAAGGGTGTTGCTACTGTTATGGTTTCTTATTCAAGTTGGAATGGTCTCAGAATGCATGGTAATAGAGAAATGGTCACTGGTTTTCTTAAAGGCACACTTCGTTTCAGA GGCTTTGTTATTTCAGATTGGGCAGGAATTGACAAGCTTACTTATCCTTGGCATGCAAACTATACATATTCCATTCTTGAAGGTGTCAATGCTGGCATTGACATG GTAATGTTGCCTTACAACACAACAGAGTTCATTGATGGTCTAACCTATTTAGTGAAGAACAACTTTGTTTCAATGAGCCGAATCGACGATGCAGTTAAGAGAATTCTTAGAGTGAAGTTTCAAATGGGACTTTTTGAGAACCCTCTAGCTGATTATAGTATGGTGAAATATCTAGGTAGCGCG GAGCATAGAGAATTGGCTAGAGAAGCAGTGAGAAGATCACTTGTTTTATTAAAGAATGGTGCAAATGCAGATGAACCAGTTTTACCACTTCCAAAGAAGGCATCAAGTATATTAGTTGCAGGAATCCATGCTAATAATATGGGCTATCAATGTGGTGGATGGACTATTACATGGCAAGGACTAAGTGGAAATACAACAATTG GTACTACAATCCTCTCAGCCATAGAGAATACAGTTGATCCAGAAACAAAAGTTGTGTTCAAGGAAAATCCAGATGCTGAATTCATCAAGCCCAACAACTTCTCCTACGCCATTGTCGTGGTGGGCGAGACACCATACGCGGAAGGCTCTGGTGACACCCTAAACTTAACAATCCCCGCACCTGGTCCGGACACCATGACTACGGTATGTGCCACGGTGAAATGCGTGGTCGTGCTCCTCACGGGCCGGCCAGTCGTGATTCAACCATACCTAGCTCAAGTGGATGCACTTGTTGCAGCTTGGTTACCAGGAACAGAAGGGCAAGGTGTAGCTGATGTCTTATTTGGTGACTATGGTTTCACTGGTAAACTTGCTAGGACTTGGTTCAAGACTGTTGATCAACTCCCTATGAATGTTGGTGATTCACATTATGACCCTCTTTTCCCTTTTGGATTTGGACTGACCACAGAACCAACCAAGGCCTACTAA